The following proteins are encoded in a genomic region of Arachis stenosperma cultivar V10309 chromosome 4, arast.V10309.gnm1.PFL2, whole genome shotgun sequence:
- the LOC130974460 gene encoding putative F-box protein At1g67623 yields the protein MTIHCCSNIAFIPNDIWEAITIKVATDSIRSLCSLRMTCKAAHDAGEADIVHWSVSIPPPHATLWWWCLNPEAKRFFDRCMAAGNPELLFREALRELFIRRNENVGIQMLNSATSTGHAAAKYALSMMLMLRTDDNVEKQKGLELYRELDAAGSLAGSNARCFSILTVSWPGEVQMPRIEEQHTVCASPRCSTRGHMPLLYDYRRRAAERNSVHAFGRAAHIPCIQCRADYDLQAFVNLP from the coding sequence ATGACAATCCACTGTTGTTCAAATATCGCTTTCATTCCGAACGACATCTGGGAAGCAATAACCATTAAAGTTGCGACAGACTCCATCCGATCCCTGTGCAGTCTCAGAATGACTTGTAAGGCTGCACACGATGCGGGAGAGGCCGATATTGTTCACTGGAGTGTTTCCATACCACCCCCGCATGCTACGCTCTGGTGGTGGTGCCTCAACCCGGAGGCAAAGAGATTCTTTGATCGCTGCATGGCAGCTGGCAACCCAGAGCTTCTGTTTCGGGAGGCACTTCGGGAACTCTTCATCAGACGCAACGAAAACGTTGGCATCCAGATGCTGAACAGTGCAACAAGTACAGGCCATGCAGCAGCCAAATACGCACTGAGCATGATGTTGATGCTTCGCACGGACGACAACGTAGAGAAACAAAAAGGGCTGGAACTGTATCGGGAGCTTGATGCGGCTGGTTCACTCGCTGGCAGTAACGCGAGGTGCTTCTCAATTCTGACAGTATCGTGGCCAGGTGAGGTCCAAATGCCCCGTATAGAAGAACAACACACTGTCTGTGCCTCACCTAGGTGCTCCACCAGGGGCCACATGCCTCTTCTGTATGATTATCGCAGACGTGCGGCAGAGCGAAACTCCGTCCATGCTTTCGGCAGGGCCGCTCATATCCCCTGCATCCAGTGTCGCGCAGACTACGACCTGCAAGCCTTCGTCAATCTCCCATGA